In Rhodovulum sulfidophilum DSM 1374, the following are encoded in one genomic region:
- a CDS encoding ABC transporter ATP-binding protein encodes MTDPVLDIRGLKIALPKGADRPFALAGLDLSVRPGEIVCLVGESGSGKSLTAGAIMRLLPEPHVRVAEGTIRFEGQDLLALSEREMKQIRGDRIAQIFQEPMTALNPQKTVGWQIDEVLRLHTRLGRKARRARVLELLDLVHIPDPPSVFNAYPHQVSGGQRQRVMIAMALACEPKLIIADEPTTALDVTTQLQILKLIRELQEKEGAGILFITHDFGVVAEIADRVVVLSKGEMVEQGPAAEILNRPRHPYTRALIGAIPALVPPAPRDFDAAPVVLKAEGLVKTFAARGSLISGKRAPVKAVDNLSFTLRRGETLGVVGESGSGKTTVSRIVTRLLESDCGAVEVDGTDLLACSPRELREMRRHIQMVFQDPMASLNPRKRVEDLIAQGPIVHGAEPRAARARARELLELVELSPAAATRYPHEFSGGQRQRIGIARALAMEPKVIVADEPVSALDVSVQAQVLRLLADLRDRLHLSLLFVTHDLRVAAQLCDRVIVMQKGRIVETGITAELFADPRHPYTQQLLASIPGRGWTPPSLETDAA; translated from the coding sequence AGTCGTTGACCGCGGGCGCGATCATGCGGCTTCTGCCCGAACCCCATGTCCGCGTCGCCGAAGGCACGATCCGCTTCGAGGGCCAGGACCTCTTGGCCTTGTCCGAACGCGAGATGAAGCAGATCCGCGGCGACCGCATCGCCCAGATCTTCCAGGAGCCGATGACCGCGCTCAACCCGCAGAAGACCGTGGGCTGGCAGATCGACGAGGTGCTGCGGCTGCATACCCGGCTGGGCCGCAAGGCGCGCCGCGCGCGGGTGCTGGAACTGCTCGATCTGGTGCATATCCCCGACCCGCCTTCGGTCTTCAACGCCTATCCGCATCAGGTCTCGGGCGGGCAGCGGCAGCGGGTGATGATCGCGATGGCGCTGGCCTGCGAGCCGAAGCTGATCATCGCCGACGAGCCGACCACCGCGCTTGACGTCACCACCCAGCTGCAGATCCTCAAGCTGATCCGCGAGCTGCAGGAAAAGGAAGGCGCGGGGATCCTTTTCATCACCCATGATTTCGGCGTGGTGGCCGAGATCGCCGACCGGGTGGTGGTGCTGAGCAAGGGCGAGATGGTCGAACAGGGCCCCGCCGCCGAGATCCTGAACCGGCCGCGGCACCCCTATACCCGCGCGCTGATCGGGGCGATCCCGGCGCTGGTGCCCCCCGCGCCGCGCGATTTCGACGCCGCGCCGGTGGTCCTGAAGGCCGAGGGGCTGGTCAAGACCTTCGCCGCGCGCGGCAGCCTGATCTCGGGCAAGCGCGCGCCCGTGAAGGCGGTCGACAACCTGTCCTTCACGCTGCGCCGGGGCGAGACGCTGGGTGTCGTCGGCGAAAGCGGCTCGGGCAAGACCACGGTGTCGCGGATCGTGACCCGGCTGCTGGAATCCGATTGCGGCGCGGTCGAGGTCGACGGCACCGACCTGCTGGCCTGTTCGCCGCGCGAGCTGCGCGAGATGCGGCGCCATATCCAGATGGTGTTCCAGGACCCGATGGCCTCGCTGAACCCGCGAAAGCGCGTCGAGGACCTGATCGCCCAGGGGCCCATCGTCCATGGCGCCGAGCCCCGCGCCGCCCGCGCCCGCGCCCGCGAATTGCTGGAGCTGGTCGAGCTGTCGCCCGCCGCCGCCACCCGCTATCCGCATGAATTCTCGGGCGGGCAGCGCCAGCGGATCGGCATCGCGAGGGCACTGGCAATGGAGCCGAAGGTGATCGTCGCCGACGAGCCGGTCTCGGCGCTCGACGTTTCGGTGCAGGCGCAGGTGCTGAGGCTTCTGGCCGATCTGCGCGACCGGCTGCATCTGTCGCTTCTCTTCGTCACCCATGACCTGCGGGTCGCAGCCCAGCTCTGCGACCGGGTGATCGTGATGCAGAAGGGCCGGATCGTCGAGACCGGCATCACCGCCGAGCTTTTTGCCGATCCCCGCCACCCCTATACGCAACAGCTTCTGGCCTCGATCCCGGGCCGCGGGTGGACCCCGCCCAGCCTGGAAACGGACGCCGCCTGA